From Lemur catta isolate mLemCat1 chromosome 19, mLemCat1.pri, whole genome shotgun sequence, a single genomic window includes:
- the LOC123624256 gene encoding alveolar macrophage chemotactic factor-like, with product MKLLPRGVARVPGPSGSLCALLALLLLLSPPRPLASAGPVAAVVRELRCICLNTTPRGVHPKNIVNLQVIAPGPQCSKVEVVASLKDGKEVCLDPEAPLIMKIIKKYLNSGNKKN from the exons ATGAAACTCCTGCCCAGAGGCGTCGCCCGCGTGCCCGGCCCGTCCGGGTCGCTGTGTGCGCTGctggcgctgctgctgctgctgtcgcCGCCGCGGCCCCTCGCCAGCG ctGGTCCCGTCGCGGCTGTGGTGCGAGAGCTGCGTTGCATTTGCCTAAACACCACTCCCAGAGGGGTTCACCCCAAAAACATTGTTAACCTGCAGGTGATCGCCCCAGGCCCGCAGTGCTCCAAGGTGGAAGTGGT AGCCTCCCTGAAGGACGGGAAGGAAGTCTGTCTGGACCCAGAAGCCCCTTTGATCATGAAAATCatcaagaaatatttgaacaG TGGAAACAAGAAAAACTGA